The Accipiter gentilis chromosome 34, bAccGen1.1, whole genome shotgun sequence genome has a segment encoding these proteins:
- the ART4 gene encoding ecto-ADP-ribosyltransferase 4 isoform X1 → MFFTVPWVDSKMPALLASLLLLISMQRLAVSHLMMDMALHSFDDQYLGCREQVMEELERGDYFQKEIAANKDYLSLWKKAQEALLKSPVGLLREMHESHAIVLMAYTMNSSLHSRLNWATSTAGSSPEYYRHNFSFKYFHFYLTTAIQIMKQWQSSKESMGKRKCYRVHRGVKDLYIEAIVGSRVRFGRFTSTSHLWNEAQKFGNETLFTVTTCLGAAVQGFSYYTSEKEVLIPPYEIFLVKSFFRTQHGNRLHLHSVGNYSKYQCQLVAASRSKNSGSTAFASAVLPSVVGVFLCLAHNN, encoded by the exons ATGTTCTTTACAGTGCCTTGGGTGGACTCTAAGATGCCAGCGCTGCTGGCCAGCCTTCTGTTGCTGATCTCCATGCAAAGGCTG GCTGTGTCCCACCTCATGATGGATATGGCTCTGCATTCCTTTGATGACCAGTACCTGGGATGCAGAGAGCAGGTGATGGAAGAACTGGAGCGAGGAGACTACTTCCAAAAGGAAATAGCTGCTAACAAGGACTACTTGAGTCTCTGGAAGAAGGCTCAGGAAGCTTTGTTAAAAAGCCCTGTAGGTCTCCTGAGGGAGATGCATGAGAGCCATGCCATAGTCCTCATGGCTTACACCATGAACTCTTCCCTGCACTCTCGGCTGAACTGGGCCACTTCTACGGCAGGAAGCTCTCCAGAGTACTACAGACACAACTTcagtttcaaatattttcacttttaccTGACGACTGCTATCCAGATAATGAAGCAATGGCAGAGCAGCAAGGAGAGCATGGGGAAACGTAAGTGCTACCGGGTGCACAGGGGTGTGAAAGACTTGTATATCGAGGCCATAGTAGGTAGCAGGGTGCGATTTGGCCGTTTCACTTCCACCTCCCACCTCTGGAACGAAGCTCAGAAGTTTGGGAATGAAACCTTGTTCACGGTGACAACTTGCCTGGgagcagctgtgcaaggcttttCTTACTACACGTCCGAGAAGGAAGTCCTCATTCCCCCTTACGAGATATTCCTCGTCAAAAGCTTCTTTCGGACACAGCACGGTAACCGGCTGCATCTGCATTCCGTGGGGAACTACAGCAAGTACCAGTGCCAGCTGGTGGCAG CTTCAAGAAGCAAGAACAGCGGTTCCACTGCCTTCGCGTCTGCTGTTCTTCCTAGTGTAGTTGGAGTTTTCCTGTGCTTGGCCCACAACAACTGA
- the ART4 gene encoding ecto-ADP-ribosyltransferase 4 isoform X2: protein MMDMALHSFDDQYLGCREQVMEELERGDYFQKEIAANKDYLSLWKKAQEALLKSPVGLLREMHESHAIVLMAYTMNSSLHSRLNWATSTAGSSPEYYRHNFSFKYFHFYLTTAIQIMKQWQSSKESMGKRKCYRVHRGVKDLYIEAIVGSRVRFGRFTSTSHLWNEAQKFGNETLFTVTTCLGAAVQGFSYYTSEKEVLIPPYEIFLVKSFFRTQHGNRLHLHSVGNYSKYQCQLVAASRSKNSGSTAFASAVLPSVVGVFLCLAHNN from the exons ATGATGGATATGGCTCTGCATTCCTTTGATGACCAGTACCTGGGATGCAGAGAGCAGGTGATGGAAGAACTGGAGCGAGGAGACTACTTCCAAAAGGAAATAGCTGCTAACAAGGACTACTTGAGTCTCTGGAAGAAGGCTCAGGAAGCTTTGTTAAAAAGCCCTGTAGGTCTCCTGAGGGAGATGCATGAGAGCCATGCCATAGTCCTCATGGCTTACACCATGAACTCTTCCCTGCACTCTCGGCTGAACTGGGCCACTTCTACGGCAGGAAGCTCTCCAGAGTACTACAGACACAACTTcagtttcaaatattttcacttttaccTGACGACTGCTATCCAGATAATGAAGCAATGGCAGAGCAGCAAGGAGAGCATGGGGAAACGTAAGTGCTACCGGGTGCACAGGGGTGTGAAAGACTTGTATATCGAGGCCATAGTAGGTAGCAGGGTGCGATTTGGCCGTTTCACTTCCACCTCCCACCTCTGGAACGAAGCTCAGAAGTTTGGGAATGAAACCTTGTTCACGGTGACAACTTGCCTGGgagcagctgtgcaaggcttttCTTACTACACGTCCGAGAAGGAAGTCCTCATTCCCCCTTACGAGATATTCCTCGTCAAAAGCTTCTTTCGGACACAGCACGGTAACCGGCTGCATCTGCATTCCGTGGGGAACTACAGCAAGTACCAGTGCCAGCTGGTGGCAG CTTCAAGAAGCAAGAACAGCGGTTCCACTGCCTTCGCGTCTGCTGTTCTTCCTAGTGTAGTTGGAGTTTTCCTGTGCTTGGCCCACAACAACTGA
- the SMCO3 gene encoding single-pass membrane and coiled-coil domain-containing protein 3, whose translation MALSDLLYPDNPKRRQELIHLHQELLDCMSTNFRATNELAGVLNEHLGCTITHIQMRERSTVKENCDIIIQAMSEIQHQVQKIDSDMKEKLEPVLYQKLYDIKEPELEKIAIAHKVFSIVLGEATSTAGMVAIKLLGSNLITLTVSKLVSLLAQIGASVLGGISITILGLGIEMILHAILGAVERNQLLAAVRSYEKHLAEFKAASEKYQHAIREVTSLVRQQVQ comes from the coding sequence ATGGCGCTGAGTGACCTCCTTTACCCAGATAACCCCAAGAGAAGGCAAGAACTGATCCATCTGCACCAGGAATTGCTTGATTGCATGTCCACAAATTTCCGTGCGACAAATGAGCTGGCTGGCGTGCTGAATGAACACCTGGGCTGTACCATTACCCACATTCAGATGAGAGAGCGCAGCACTGTCAAGGAAAACTGTGACATTATCATTCAAGCGATGAGTGAGATCCAGCATCAGGTACAGAAGATTGATAGTGACATGAAGGAAAAGCTGGAGCCTGTGCTGTACCAGAAGCTGTATGACATCAAAGAGCCCGAGTTGGAGAAAATTGCAATAGCTCATAAAGTTTTTTCCATCGTTCTTGGAGAAGCGACTTCAACAGCTGGGATGGTAGCTATCAAACTTCTTGGCTCCAATCTTATAACTCTCACTGTGAGCAAGCTCGTCAGTCTTCTTGCGCAGATCGGGGCATCTGTTCTCGGAGGAATCAGTATCACCATTCTCGGGCTTGGCATTGAAATGATCCTCCACGCCATCCTGGGAGCCGTGGAGAGGAACCAGCTTCTGGCAGCTGTGAGAAGCTACGAGAAGCACCTGGCTGAGTTTAAAGCAGCCTCAGAAAAGTACCAGCATGCCATACGAGAAGTGACTTCTTTGGTGAGACAGCAGGTTCAGTGA